In one window of Synchiropus splendidus isolate RoL2022-P1 chromosome 15, RoL_Sspl_1.0, whole genome shotgun sequence DNA:
- the brd9 gene encoding bromodomain-containing protein 9, producing MGKKHKKHKPEWRTVDDYEDMALEKPLKLVLKVGGSEVTELSGSGHDSSYYDDRSDLERERHKEKKKKKKKKSEKDKDKYVDEEERRRRKEEKRKKREREQNESEASAAASGPIEPFTLSKSMIAAYEPEEKKKKRERFEPESEVEEFHPNVKVEVEQQGDRPVRSCRTQHESESTPRQQLLEHFLRQLQRKDPHGFFSFPVTDAIAPGYSSIIKHPMDFSTMKDKIVNNDYTTVTEFKADFKLMCDNAMVYNRPETVYYKAAKKLLHTGFKMMSKERLLALKRSMSFMQDMDFTQQAAILGDDDLTDDLPPPETTSNPVEKKSRKQPVKDMKEVISYLYEPEGNACSLTDSTAEEHVLALVEHSADEARDRINRYMPTSKMGYLRKESDTSLLYTVVNQLDPDAEEEETHKVDLSSLSNKLLPGLTTLGFKDDRRHKVTFLSSAYNTQSLQKNSVFPELLPDEVDLLYSAYGDDTGVQCALSIQEFVKGCGSVTKHWVDGLLDKMTAGDHTKAVHQIRQKRNMMLKVDESKNPLCDIQMSDSSGLGESSSVLDFMSMKSYPDMSLDISMLNSLGKPVKKEPGNEEGQQHFEDADKLLQEFHEAQVERGGSRPSSNLSSLSNVSERDQHHLGSPSQLGDQTEMVHDPYEFLQSPESEGGTN from the exons ATGGGCAAGAAGCATAAGAAGCATAAACCAGAGTGGCGGACGGTTGATG ACTATGAAGACATGGCACTTGAGAAGCCCCTTAAGCTTGTACTCAAAGTGGGAGGGAGTGAAGTGACAGAGCTCTCTGGTTCCGGCCACGATTCGAGCTACTATGACGACAGATCCGACCTCGAACGTGAACGacacaaagagaaaaagaagaagaagaaaaagaagtctgaaaaagacaaagacaagtACGTGGATGAAGAGGAGCGGAGACGGCGCAAG gaggagaagaggaaaaagaggGAGCGGGAGCAAAATGAGTCAGAAGCATCAGCTGCTGCCAGTGGGCCAATTGAGCCTTTTACCTTATCAAAAAGTATGATTGCTGCATATGAG CccgaggaaaagaagaaaaagagagagcgGTTTGAGCCCGAGTCTGAAGTGGAGGAGTTTCATCCCAATGTAAAGGTCGAGGTGGAGCAGCAGGGAGATCGGCCGGTCCGGTCGTGCCGGACGCAGCATG AAAGCGAGTCCACGCCTCGACAGCAACTGCTTGAACACTTTTTGCGGCAGTTGCAAAG GAAAGACCCGCATGGATTCTTCTCTTTTCCAGTCACAGATGCAATTGCTCCCGGTTACTCGTCAATTATCAAACATCCAATGGACTTCAGCACCATGAAAGACAAGATAGTAAACAACGACTACACCACGGTTACAGAATTTAAG GCGGATTTCAAGTTGATGTGTGACAATGCGATGGTGTACAACCGACCAGAGACGGTGTACTACAAGGCTGCAAAGAAGCTTCTTCACACGGGATTTAAGATGATGAGCAAG GAGCGGCTGTTGGCCCTGAAGCGCAGCATGTCTTTCATGCAGGACATGGACTTTACACAACAGGCTGCCATTTTGGGTGATGACGACCTTACAGATGATCTACCTCCTCCAGAAACCACCTCCAACCCAGTGGAGAAGAAATCTCGGAAGCAGCCTGTGAAAGACATGAAGGAAGTCATCAG TTACCTCTATGAGCCGGAAGGAAATGCATGCAGCTTGACTGACAGCACGGCGGAAGAGCACGTTTTGGCTCTGGTGGAACACTCGGCCGATGAAGCCAGGGATCGAATCAACAGATACATGCCGACCTCTAAG ATGGGCTACTTGCGCAAAGAGTCCGACACATCTCTTCTCTATACTGTCGTAAATCAGCTGGATCCTGATGCAGAAG AAGAGGAGACTCACAAAGTGGATTTGAGTTCCCTGTCAAATAAGCTTCTACCTGGACTAACAACACTTGGATTTAAAGACGACAGACGACACAAAG TGACTTTCCTGAGCAGCGCGTACAACACCCAGAGTCTGCAGAAGAACTCTGTCTTTCCAGAGCTGCTCCCCGACGAGGTGGATTTGCTATATTCGGCGTACGGGGACGACACAGGGGTGCAGTGTGCACTTAG CATACAGGAGTTTGTGAAGGGCTGTGGAAGTGTCACCAAGCACTGGGTGGACGGACTGCTGGACAAGATGACTGCAGGCGATCACACTAAAGCTGTCCATCAAATCCGACAG aaGAGGAATATGATGTTGAAAGTGGACGAATCAAAGAACCCCCTGTGTGACATCCAA ATGTCGGACAGCTCAGGTCTGGGAGAGAGCAGCTCCGTGCTGGACTTCATGTCGATGAAGAGCTACCCCGATATGTCGCTGGATATCTCCATGCTCAACTCTTTAG GTAAACCTGTGAAGAAGGAACCTGGGAATGAGGAGGGACAACAGCACTTTGAGGATGCAGACAAACTTCTGCAGGAGTTCCATGAGGCTCAAGTTGAGAGAGGAGGGTCCAGACCTTCATCCAACTTGTCGTCTCTGTCCAACGTCTCGGAGAGGGATCAGCACCACCTGG GGAGCCCATCACAGCTGGGTGACCAGACTGAGATGGTACACGACCCTTACGAGTTCCTGCAATCTCCAGAGTCGGAAGGTGGAACCAACTGA
- the trip13 gene encoding pachytene checkpoint protein 2 homolog isoform X3, translating to MEMGDRTQNIHVEVCVKARSTAKWSEVKLHVVALMDRHSMVFGNYKWTTFDEEFLANHVESVAIVDVETMSRQPLDLRNCSVFVHIFALHEDGPSTLSLEEDESLSAANHWLLPAVEFHGIWETLEYDDGIKTQLLDYVTTTIHFSDKHVDSNVICWNRVVLLHGPPGTGKTSLCKALAQKLSIRLSNRFSYGQFVEINSHSLFSKWFSESGKLVTKMFQKIQQLVDDKDALVFVLIDEVESLTAARNASQAGTEPSDAIRVVNSVLTQLDQMKRHSNVVILTTSNVTGKIDLAFVDRADIRQFIGLPSEKGIYSIYLSCLEELMKCQIIFPRHQLFNIFELETMDFAQSEVSEHSLALWNISLKSKGLSGRALRKTPFLAHALFVQTPTVTLEMFLEALDLAVKKQLQERDNLVRGWEQWNNGSGANGDSDRAGPTLQSCSLAGPGNSGRLQLFFFV from the exons ATGGAGATGGGAGACCGTACACAAAACATCCACGTGGAGGTTTGCGTAAAAGCACGAAG TACTGCAAAATGGTCCGAAGTAAAGCTGCATGTCGTGGCCTTAATGGATCGACACAGTATGGTGTTTGGGAATTACAAATGGACCACATTTGATGAGGAGTTCCTCGCCAACCATGTCGAATCTGTGGCCATTGTTGACGTAGAGACAATGAGCCGCCAG CCCCTTGACTTGAGGAATTGCTCCGTCTTTGTTCACATCTTTGCTCTGCATGAGGATGGTCCCAGCACACTCAGTCTGGAAGAGGATGAGAGTCTTTCTGCTGCAAACCACTGGTTGCTGCCTGCAG TTGAATTTCATGGCATTTGGGAGACTCTGGAGTATGACGATGGAATCAAAACCCAG CTGCTGGATTATGTGACAACGACAATTCACTTCTCAGACAAACATGTGGACAGCAACGTCATCTGCTGGAATCGTGTTGTGCTGCTGCATG GTCCGCCTGGGACAGGAAAGACATCCTTGTGCAAAGCTCTAGCTCAGAAGCTGTCGATCAGGCTCTCCAACCG GTTTTCTTACGGACAATTTGTTGAAATAAACAGCCACAGTCTATTCTCAAAGTGGTTCTCAGAG AGTGGCAAACTGGTGACAAAGATGTTCCAAAAGATCCAGCAGCTAGTCGATGACAAGGATGCTCTGGTGTTTGTTCTGATTGATGAG GTGGAGAGCCTGACAGCAGCTAGAAACGCCAGCCAAGCAGGAACTGAACCCTCAGACGCCATCCGTGTGGTCAACTCTGTACTTACTCAGCTTGACCAGATGAAA AGGCATTCTAATGTGGTCATCCTGACGACGTCGAACGTGACGGGGAAGATTGACCTGGCGTTCGTGGACAGGGCTGACATCAGGCAGTTCATCGGTCTTCCGTCTGAGAAAGGAATCTACAGCATCTACCTCTCCTGTTTGGAGGAGTTGATGAAG tgtcagatcatcTTCCCACGGCACCAGCTGTTCAACATCTTTGAGCTGGAAACGATGGACTTTGCACAGAGCGAAGTTTCTGAACACAGTCTGGCTCTCTGGAACATTTCTCT GAAGAGCAAAGGCTTGAGTGGAAGAGCTCTCAGGAAGACACCGTTTCTAGCTCATGCCCTGTTTGTCCAG ACTCCTACTGTGACTCTGGAAATGTTTCTGGAGGCTTTGGACCTGGCAGTGAAGaaacagctgcaggagagagaTAACTTG GTACGTGGCTGGGAGCAGTGGAATAACGGCAGCGGTGCCAACGGTGATTCAGACAGAGCCGGGCCCACACTGCAGTCATGTTCGCTCGCAGGCCCTGGAAACTCTGGTCGCTTGCAGCTCTTCTTCtttgtgtga
- the trip13 gene encoding pachytene checkpoint protein 2 homolog isoform X2, whose translation MELFPCTQNQSYSFTRMEMGDRTQNIHVEVCVKARSTAKWSEVKLHVVALMDRHSMVFGNYKWTTFDEEFLANHVESVAIVDVETMSRQPLDLRNCSVFVHIFALHEDGPSTLSLEEDESLSAANHWLLPAVEFHGIWETLEYDDGIKTQLLDYVTTTIHFSDKHVDSNVICWNRVVLLHGPPGTGKTSLCKALAQKLSIRLSNRFSYGQFVEINSHSLFSKWFSESGKLVTKMFQKIQQLVDDKDALVFVLIDEVESLTAARNASQAGTEPSDAIRVVNSVLTQLDQMKRHSNVVILTTSNVTGKIDLAFVDRADIRQFIGLPSEKGIYSIYLSCLEELMKCQIIFPRHQLFNIFELETMDFAQSEVSEHSLALWNISLKSKGLSGRALRKTPFLAHALFVQTPTVTLEMFLEALDLAVKKQLQERDNLFPPQPREGALDPLISSPANFFIPKEKLRPHSLTEL comes from the exons ATGGAACTATTTccttgtacacaaaaccaaAGTTACAG TTTCACAAGAATGGAGATGGGAGACCGTACACAAAACATCCACGTGGAGGTTTGCGTAAAAGCACGAAG TACTGCAAAATGGTCCGAAGTAAAGCTGCATGTCGTGGCCTTAATGGATCGACACAGTATGGTGTTTGGGAATTACAAATGGACCACATTTGATGAGGAGTTCCTCGCCAACCATGTCGAATCTGTGGCCATTGTTGACGTAGAGACAATGAGCCGCCAG CCCCTTGACTTGAGGAATTGCTCCGTCTTTGTTCACATCTTTGCTCTGCATGAGGATGGTCCCAGCACACTCAGTCTGGAAGAGGATGAGAGTCTTTCTGCTGCAAACCACTGGTTGCTGCCTGCAG TTGAATTTCATGGCATTTGGGAGACTCTGGAGTATGACGATGGAATCAAAACCCAG CTGCTGGATTATGTGACAACGACAATTCACTTCTCAGACAAACATGTGGACAGCAACGTCATCTGCTGGAATCGTGTTGTGCTGCTGCATG GTCCGCCTGGGACAGGAAAGACATCCTTGTGCAAAGCTCTAGCTCAGAAGCTGTCGATCAGGCTCTCCAACCG GTTTTCTTACGGACAATTTGTTGAAATAAACAGCCACAGTCTATTCTCAAAGTGGTTCTCAGAG AGTGGCAAACTGGTGACAAAGATGTTCCAAAAGATCCAGCAGCTAGTCGATGACAAGGATGCTCTGGTGTTTGTTCTGATTGATGAG GTGGAGAGCCTGACAGCAGCTAGAAACGCCAGCCAAGCAGGAACTGAACCCTCAGACGCCATCCGTGTGGTCAACTCTGTACTTACTCAGCTTGACCAGATGAAA AGGCATTCTAATGTGGTCATCCTGACGACGTCGAACGTGACGGGGAAGATTGACCTGGCGTTCGTGGACAGGGCTGACATCAGGCAGTTCATCGGTCTTCCGTCTGAGAAAGGAATCTACAGCATCTACCTCTCCTGTTTGGAGGAGTTGATGAAG tgtcagatcatcTTCCCACGGCACCAGCTGTTCAACATCTTTGAGCTGGAAACGATGGACTTTGCACAGAGCGAAGTTTCTGAACACAGTCTGGCTCTCTGGAACATTTCTCT GAAGAGCAAAGGCTTGAGTGGAAGAGCTCTCAGGAAGACACCGTTTCTAGCTCATGCCCTGTTTGTCCAG ACTCCTACTGTGACTCTGGAAATGTTTCTGGAGGCTTTGGACCTGGCAGTGAAGaaacagctgcaggagagagaTAACTTG TTCCCGCCACAACCGCGTGAGGGAGCACTTGATCCATTGATTTCATCTCCAGCGAACTTCTTCATACCAAAGGAAAAACTCCGACCCCACTCGCTGACTGAGCTCTAA
- the trip13 gene encoding pachytene checkpoint protein 2 homolog isoform X1, with the protein MELFPCTQNQSYSFTRMEMGDRTQNIHVEVCVKARSTAKWSEVKLHVVALMDRHSMVFGNYKWTTFDEEFLANHVESVAIVDVETMSRQPLDLRNCSVFVHIFALHEDGPSTLSLEEDESLSAANHWLLPAVEFHGIWETLEYDDGIKTQLLDYVTTTIHFSDKHVDSNVICWNRVVLLHGPPGTGKTSLCKALAQKLSIRLSNRFSYGQFVEINSHSLFSKWFSESGKLVTKMFQKIQQLVDDKDALVFVLIDEVESLTAARNASQAGTEPSDAIRVVNSVLTQLDQMKRHSNVVILTTSNVTGKIDLAFVDRADIRQFIGLPSEKGIYSIYLSCLEELMKCQIIFPRHQLFNIFELETMDFAQSEVSEHSLALWNISLKSKGLSGRALRKTPFLAHALFVQTPTVTLEMFLEALDLAVKKQLQERDNLVRGWEQWNNGSGANGDSDRAGPTLQSCSLAGPGNSGRLQLFFFV; encoded by the exons ATGGAACTATTTccttgtacacaaaaccaaAGTTACAG TTTCACAAGAATGGAGATGGGAGACCGTACACAAAACATCCACGTGGAGGTTTGCGTAAAAGCACGAAG TACTGCAAAATGGTCCGAAGTAAAGCTGCATGTCGTGGCCTTAATGGATCGACACAGTATGGTGTTTGGGAATTACAAATGGACCACATTTGATGAGGAGTTCCTCGCCAACCATGTCGAATCTGTGGCCATTGTTGACGTAGAGACAATGAGCCGCCAG CCCCTTGACTTGAGGAATTGCTCCGTCTTTGTTCACATCTTTGCTCTGCATGAGGATGGTCCCAGCACACTCAGTCTGGAAGAGGATGAGAGTCTTTCTGCTGCAAACCACTGGTTGCTGCCTGCAG TTGAATTTCATGGCATTTGGGAGACTCTGGAGTATGACGATGGAATCAAAACCCAG CTGCTGGATTATGTGACAACGACAATTCACTTCTCAGACAAACATGTGGACAGCAACGTCATCTGCTGGAATCGTGTTGTGCTGCTGCATG GTCCGCCTGGGACAGGAAAGACATCCTTGTGCAAAGCTCTAGCTCAGAAGCTGTCGATCAGGCTCTCCAACCG GTTTTCTTACGGACAATTTGTTGAAATAAACAGCCACAGTCTATTCTCAAAGTGGTTCTCAGAG AGTGGCAAACTGGTGACAAAGATGTTCCAAAAGATCCAGCAGCTAGTCGATGACAAGGATGCTCTGGTGTTTGTTCTGATTGATGAG GTGGAGAGCCTGACAGCAGCTAGAAACGCCAGCCAAGCAGGAACTGAACCCTCAGACGCCATCCGTGTGGTCAACTCTGTACTTACTCAGCTTGACCAGATGAAA AGGCATTCTAATGTGGTCATCCTGACGACGTCGAACGTGACGGGGAAGATTGACCTGGCGTTCGTGGACAGGGCTGACATCAGGCAGTTCATCGGTCTTCCGTCTGAGAAAGGAATCTACAGCATCTACCTCTCCTGTTTGGAGGAGTTGATGAAG tgtcagatcatcTTCCCACGGCACCAGCTGTTCAACATCTTTGAGCTGGAAACGATGGACTTTGCACAGAGCGAAGTTTCTGAACACAGTCTGGCTCTCTGGAACATTTCTCT GAAGAGCAAAGGCTTGAGTGGAAGAGCTCTCAGGAAGACACCGTTTCTAGCTCATGCCCTGTTTGTCCAG ACTCCTACTGTGACTCTGGAAATGTTTCTGGAGGCTTTGGACCTGGCAGTGAAGaaacagctgcaggagagagaTAACTTG GTACGTGGCTGGGAGCAGTGGAATAACGGCAGCGGTGCCAACGGTGATTCAGACAGAGCCGGGCCCACACTGCAGTCATGTTCGCTCGCAGGCCCTGGAAACTCTGGTCGCTTGCAGCTCTTCTTCtttgtgtga